The following proteins are encoded in a genomic region of Arachis ipaensis cultivar K30076 chromosome B02, Araip1.1, whole genome shotgun sequence:
- the LOC107627007 gene encoding serine/threonine-protein phosphatase 7 long form homolog, with protein sequence MVRNFTRPEDHIIEYLNHPEWAIRNLLSRKLDSPDTFNKIAAAALALTGFEHVSQVGEIRGHSSLLSALVERWRPETHTFHLPVGEVTVTLEDVSYILGLPINGEAVTGRSDSSHQFLVDNCIACFGREPGPQDHVLGKVNIAWVRQCRDTEPCDTQEFVERYVRVHIFCLLGTVVFLDKSTTSLNSKFLPLLRDFHRVSSYSWGHPVWYTYTDRCVVHHDTTTKRWMAH encoded by the exons ATGGTGCGTAATTTTACTAGACCTGAAGATCACATCATTGAATATTTGAATCATCCTGAAtgg GCTATTAGAAATTTGTTGTCCAGAAAACTCGACTCGCCAGATACCTTTAACAAGATAGCGGCAGCGGCACTGGCATTGACTGGGTTTGAACATGTTTCGCAAGTAGGCGAAATAAGAGGTCATTCTTCACTGCTGAGTGCCTTGGTCGAACGCTGGAGGCCGGAGACTCACACATTTCATCTTCCGGTCGGTGAAGTGACGGTGACGCTGGAAGATGTGAGCTATATTCTTGGTCTCCCAATTAATGGGGAGGCCGTTACGGGTAGATCAGACAGCAGTCACCAGTTTTTGGTGGACAACTGCATCGCGTGTTTTGGACGGGAGCCCGGTCCGCAAGATCATGTGTTGGGGAAGGTTAATATTGCATGGGTTCGGCAGTGCAGAGACACCGAGCCTTGTGACACTCAGGAGTTTGTTGAGCGGTACGTTCGGGTGCACATTTTCTGCCTGCTTGGAACAGTTGTATTTCTGGATAAGTCGACCACTTCGTTGAACTCGAAGTTTCTACCGCTACTTCGGGATTTTCACCGGGTTTCATCATACAGTTGGGGGCATCCAGTCTGGTACACCTATACAGATCGTTGTGTCGTGCACCACGATACAACTACAAAGAGATGGATGGCCCACTGA